TTCTTAACTTAATTTCTAGACCTCAACCCACTTAACTTCAAATCACTTGCCCTCAAATCACAACGCTGCCGGGTTTCCGGCTTTGTTCAGTTCTTCATAAGCGCCTTCCCATGCTAACCTTTCAAACTGCGCGGTAAGGGTAGCATAGGATGGATAAAACGCGGTATTCTTAGAAAAGTGACTAAACCATTTTCTGCAATCAGTTAAGGAGTGTTTTGCATGACCCAGGTGGTCTTAGGAGAAAACGAAGGGATTGAGTCGGCACTGCGACGGTTCAAGCGTCAGGTTTCCAAGGCGGGAATCTTGGCCGATGTGAAGAGCCACCGTCACTTCGAGACTCCTCTGGAAAAGCGCAAGCGCAAGGCGATTATGGCTCGTCGGAAGCGCCGTTTCCGTTAGGTTTGGTGATCAGCTACGAGTTTAGTGTTAAGCCTCGATATGTCTTTGCAGCAAGTCTTTGCATCGCAGGTTTAAGGCGAAGGCTCAGTTTAATACTTCATGTGTACGTGTGATGTATGCATGGCACATAAGTTTTGGCAAATAAATTTTAAGCAGTGGGGTGAGAAAGCCAGTTTCTTTCCCCACTGCTGTTTTTTGCCTGTTTTTTCGCTGAGTTAGCGATAGCTGAACCTCGATTGGCCCCGAAAGACAGGAGTTCTAAAACCGGATGCGCTCCTCGGTGAAGAGCTTGAAACCAGCGGCGATCGCCCCAAAAGACACCACAAAGTGCCACAGGCTGGTGGGCAGCAAGTATGCACCCCCACTCAAAAAGACCAGCAAAATGCCCACAGCCAGCAGACCCCAGCCCAAACTCCCGGTTTGCCGAGGGAAAAAAATCAGCGAGACCACGCCGCCCATCAGACAGAGCAGCGAACCCGTCGCCGGAAGATTGCGCCAATAAAAGGCCAGGCTAGTTGCAAAAAACACGTTCTTGCCCAGGAAGTAGATTCCGCCTACTAAAAGCGCCAGCCCGATCAGCTTTACGATTAATCTGTCCATTTTCTGCCTGTCTGCCTCAGCGACTCGATATAGAGAGAAACAAATGCGAACCGCAGAAATCCGGATAGCTATTAGGCTAAAGAGTTTACTTTATACATGCACTATACATACCCTGAGGACTCAGCTTGGTTACTTTGGCTTACCTCAGCGTGACTGTGAACCAGACACCAGCAAGATTGCGAATCTCCTGCTGTTGGGCGTAGTCGTGGATGAGTTGGCGAAACGTATCGATGTAGGAAAATGCAGCGATGAGCTGGGGCCAACTAGGATTTTTAGGAAAATGGATGCCCAGCGCTTTGGCCGCGCTGCGACAGCCGTTATACGAACCGTAGCGTTGCAGCAGTTCCGCTTGAGTGAGTTGGGTTGGCACAGCCGCAGGCAAGGCAGGCGCTGGAGTCGCAGGGGCGATTCCCGCAGGGATCGCTTCGCGAATCGCCCGTTCTGGCTTGGGTAAACCAGTGGTGGCGATCGCCTCCAGTTCATCCACTGCAATCTGTGCCACAGAGTAAATCGCGGCGGCGTTGCGGAGTTCGGCCTGCTGGTTTTCCTTGAGCTGGTTCAGCAGTTGGTTGATGCGCTTCTTGCCCATGAGAGTTATCGATCAAGGAGCGATCGCCCTACAGAAGCTTGGTCTGTGTACATTTGCGAATCATCCTTCCGCTTCTGCGCCTCCTCTTCTGGGGTCAGCTTTGGCTCCGCAGAAGGCAGCACAGGCTGTGGC
The Thermoleptolyngbya sichuanensis A183 DNA segment above includes these coding regions:
- the rpsU gene encoding 30S ribosomal protein S21 — translated: MTQVVLGENEGIESALRRFKRQVSKAGILADVKSHRHFETPLEKRKRKAIMARRKRRFR